In Nitrospirota bacterium, a single genomic region encodes these proteins:
- a CDS encoding ABC transporter permease produces MNFYPIFWKEIMLVRKKPWRFLASSLVMPILYLVTFGWGLGRGMNVGNGRYLDFILPGILALSAMNNSFGPVSTSLNISKLYTKTLEEVLVAPLSPWDIVLGRTLTGLARGLFSAFMLMLVGLASGVRMQVTLNLFLVLALTAFCFGAAGVAAAMLAQTHEDMANFNSFFIIPMSFLAGTFFSPDRLPEPFQSAVLVYPLTHASMLLRELASGREPSAASVLVLLAYTVLFFWLAGRLVRRA; encoded by the coding sequence ATGAACTTCTACCCCATCTTCTGGAAAGAAATAATGCTCGTCCGCAAGAAGCCCTGGCGCTTTCTGGCCTCGAGCCTGGTCATGCCGATCCTCTACCTCGTGACCTTCGGCTGGGGGCTCGGCCGGGGCATGAACGTCGGCAACGGACGGTATCTGGACTTCATCCTGCCCGGCATCCTCGCCCTCTCGGCCATGAACAACAGCTTCGGCCCGGTCTCCACATCGCTCAACATCAGCAAGCTCTACACCAAGACGCTCGAGGAGGTTCTCGTAGCGCCGCTCAGCCCCTGGGACATCGTGCTCGGCAGGACACTGACCGGCCTCGCCCGCGGCCTGTTCTCGGCGTTCATGCTGATGCTGGTCGGTCTTGCCTCCGGCGTGCGGATGCAGGTGACGCTGAACCTGTTCCTGGTCCTGGCGCTCACCGCGTTCTGTTTCGGCGCCGCCGGCGTTGCGGCAGCCATGCTCGCGCAGACCCATGAGGACATGGCCAACTTCAACAGCTTTTTCATCATCCCCATGTCGTTCCTGGCGGGCACCTTCTTTTCGCCCGACCGGCTGCCCGAGCCCTTTCAGAGCGCGGTCCTGGTCTATCCGCTCACGCACGCGAGCATGCTCCTGCGTGAACTCGCGTCAGGCAGGGAGCCGTCAGCGGCCTCGGTCCTCGTGCTGCTTGCCTATACCGTGCTGTTCTTCTGGCTTGCCGGCAGGCTGGTGAGGAGAGCGTGA
- a CDS encoding metal-dependent hydrolase: MPSAFTHIFVAEMLGKTRFPQEPMAPRFWVLTAVCSILPDVDVAGFYLGVKYGDLFGHRGFFHSLLFALIVALLVVLFAFPAISRFSRRWWALLAFFFVVTASHGLLDSMTDKGMGVGFFIPFDNTRYFMLWRPVDASPMSIPRFFGHAGLHVLYNEIIWIWTPMIALYAIVRLYRRGRERAI; this comes from the coding sequence ATGCCTTCAGCCTTCACGCACATATTCGTTGCAGAGATGCTCGGGAAGACGCGCTTCCCGCAAGAGCCGATGGCGCCGCGGTTCTGGGTCCTGACCGCCGTCTGTTCGATCCTTCCCGACGTGGACGTGGCCGGTTTTTATCTGGGCGTTAAATATGGGGACCTCTTCGGCCACCGGGGATTCTTTCATTCGCTCCTCTTCGCGCTGATCGTCGCCCTGCTGGTCGTCCTGTTCGCCTTTCCCGCGATCTCCCGGTTCTCCCGGCGGTGGTGGGCGCTGCTCGCCTTTTTCTTTGTCGTGACCGCCTCTCACGGATTACTCGACTCCATGACCGACAAGGGCATGGGCGTGGGGTTCTTCATCCCCTTCGACAACACCCGGTATTTCATGCTCTGGCGGCCGGTCGACGCCTCTCCCATGAGCATACCCCGATTCTTCGGCCACGCGGGGTTGCACGTCCTCTACAATGAGATAATCTGGATCTGGACCCCAATGATCGCGCTGTATGCGATCGTGCGGTTGTATCGGAGGGGACGAGAGCGGGCGATTTAG
- a CDS encoding DUF1499 domain-containing protein — protein sequence MNAHQETMKHEPELAQHATFVHYIAPAGLVLAVGAAGTAVLAGLGHRWGWWYFMTGFSLLRIGAVIGLAAAVVSLLGGLLARHEHYRNAYLVASVGIVIGLITAGIPGAWMQAAKRMPAIHDISTDMVNPPEFHAIMPLRANAENPAEYGGPSVAMKQTAAYPDIHPLVLAMPPASAFDRSLATARDMGWQIVSSDLRDGTIEAIATTFWFGFKDDVIVRVSALPGGSRVDIRSVSRVGGSDIGTNAKRIRSFMHKMESAGNSAGGNAGGYSVGY from the coding sequence ATGAACGCACATCAGGAAACCATGAAGCATGAGCCAGAACTGGCTCAGCACGCAACTTTTGTCCACTATATCGCTCCGGCCGGTCTGGTGCTCGCCGTGGGAGCGGCGGGTACAGCTGTTCTTGCCGGCCTTGGCCACCGTTGGGGCTGGTGGTATTTCATGACCGGTTTCTCCCTTCTGCGTATTGGAGCGGTCATCGGCCTCGCGGCGGCGGTGGTATCACTGCTCGGCGGCCTTCTGGCGAGACATGAGCACTACCGAAACGCCTATCTTGTCGCATCCGTTGGGATCGTGATCGGCCTGATCACGGCAGGAATTCCCGGAGCGTGGATGCAGGCGGCAAAGCGGATGCCCGCGATCCACGACATTTCAACGGACATGGTGAATCCGCCTGAATTCCATGCGATCATGCCGCTCAGGGCTAACGCTGAAAATCCCGCGGAGTACGGAGGACCATCGGTCGCCATGAAGCAGACTGCCGCGTATCCCGATATCCACCCGCTGGTTCTTGCCATGCCGCCGGCGTCCGCCTTTGACCGATCTCTTGCAACGGCAAGGGATATGGGATGGCAGATCGTGAGCAGCGACTTACGGGACGGGACGATCGAGGCAATTGCCACGACCTTCTGGTTCGGGTTCAAGGATGATGTCATTGTTCGCGTATCTGCGCTGCCCGGCGGGAGCAGGGTCGATATCCGCTCGGTTTCGCGCGTCGGCGGGAGCGATATCGGGACCAATGCAAAACGGATCAGAAGCTTCATGCACAAGATGGAGAGCGCGGGCAATAGCGCAGGCGGGAATGCAGGCGGCTACAGCGTCGGCTATTGA